Within Chloroflexota bacterium, the genomic segment TCCATGATGGCCGCCCATTGGTGCTGGCTCATCGCGCCGGTACCGGAGTCGGTCAGCAGGTCAACGAACACCTCATCCGACCGCAAGCCGAAGACGTTGTAGCCAGCGCGCTTGAGCGCGGCTTCCCGCTCGGCGGGGTCGGGCAGGCGGATGGGTTCCACCATTTTGATGCGGAAGGGTTCAGGGGGGTGTTTGGGCATAAACGGCTCCTCTCTGTGGAATCGGGTAATTACCTACCCAGATCGCGACGACGGCAACCCTGGGCTTGTGTTCCCACCGTGTTTTTCTTTGGCACCGCCGCCGCTGCGTTGACCCCACCCCCGTCCCCTCCCCGCACGCGGGGAGGGGAGCCAGGGGAAGGGTATGACAAAGGCGCAGCACATCAAGACGCATGGAGAGCACCACAGCGTAGGCAGTTACGAAATCGGTAGGTTTTTCCACGAAATCTGCGCAATCTGCGGTTTCTCTTCACCAAGGCTGCACCATATATCTTACACGATCAGCGCCTCCAGCGCCGCCAGTTCAGGGGGCACGGTGGCGAGTTCGGGCGCGCGGCGGATGACCGCGTCGGGGTCTTTCAGGCCGTGGCCGGTGCAAACGGCCACAATGGTTTTGCCCGCGGGGTCGAAGCGGCCGGCGCGGATTTCGGCGGCCAGCCCGGCCAGCCCCGCCGCCGAAGCGGGTTCCACCCACAGGCCTTCTTCTTCGGCCAGCAGGCGCTGCATGGCTAAAATTTCGTCGTCGCTCACGGCGATGATGCGCCCGCCCGATTGCCGCGCGGCTTCCAGCGCCTGCTCGCCGCGGGCCGGGCGGCCAATGCGGATGGCCGTCGCCACGGTTTCGGGGTGCTCCACGGGATGGCCGAGCACTAAGGGCGCCGCGCCCGCCGCCTGCACGCCCAGCAGTTGGGGCAGGCCGGTACCCTTCGCTTCGTGGTACTGGCGAAAGCCCATCCAGTAGGCGGTGATGTTGCCCGCGTTGCCCACGGGCAGGCAGAGCCAGTCGGGGGCATGGCCGAGGGTGTCGCAAATCTCGAAGGCCGCGGTTTTCTGGCCTTCCAGCCGGTAGGGGTTGATGGAATTGACCAGCGCGAGGGGATGCTTGCGGCTGATTTCCACCACCAGGCGCAGGGCGTCATCAAAAGAGCCTTCCACCTGCACCACCTGCGCCCCGTAAGCCAGCGCGCCGGCCAGTTTGCCCAGCGCCACCTTGCCTTCGGGAATCAGCACCACCGCTTTAACGCCGGCGCGGGCAGCATAGGCTGCCGCTGAGGCCGCGGTGTTGCCTGTGGAGGCGCAAATCACGGCTTGCGCCCCCCGCCCGATGGCCTCGCTCACCGCGGCGGTCATGCCGCGGTCTTTGAACGAGCCGGTGGGGTTCAGCCCCTCGTATTTCACGAAGAGTTGGAAGCCGCCGCCGAGGCGCGCCGCCAGCCGAGGCACCGGCACCAGAGGCGTCTCGCCTTCCAGCAGGGAAACCACCTGCGTATGGGCGGGCAAGTCGAGCCACGGGCGGTAACGAGAGATGACACCATTGTAAGGCATATCCGTCTCCTTGAGCACAATGTCCTAACGCGCGGCGTCGGCAGCTTTGA encodes:
- a CDS encoding threonine synthase is translated as MPYNGVISRYRPWLDLPAHTQVVSLLEGETPLVPVPRLAARLGGGFQLFVKYEGLNPTGSFKDRGMTAAVSEAIGRGAQAVICASTGNTAASAAAYAARAGVKAVVLIPEGKVALGKLAGALAYGAQVVQVEGSFDDALRLVVEISRKHPLALVNSINPYRLEGQKTAAFEICDTLGHAPDWLCLPVGNAGNITAYWMGFRQYHEAKGTGLPQLLGVQAAGAAPLVLGHPVEHPETVATAIRIGRPARGEQALEAARQSGGRIIAVSDDEILAMQRLLAEEEGLWVEPASAAGLAGLAAEIRAGRFDPAGKTIVAVCTGHGLKDPDAVIRRAPELATVPPELAALEALIV